In a genomic window of Cydia fagiglandana chromosome 8, ilCydFagi1.1, whole genome shotgun sequence:
- the LOC134666423 gene encoding uncharacterized protein LOC134666423 has translation MPQAQSKTPAPNIYSMPPVLGEAKEGSKQAAPAFSICGRPKNIESKTPMPGPGTYTTDKAVNVLTKRPPAYTMAPRRELRHPSEAIPGPGVYCPEKDATQQQSKTYKHTFSSRSKIKNGDQVPAPNAYSPEKADRLLRAKSPAFSFRTKTEVTISSDAPAPNVYSPEKALNSLKSGPKYTLAGKGVAEKHDSTPAPNTYNPQKADRMMHESSPSYTMRSKDVVDKIEQTPAPNVYAPENSMHMLNGGPKYTISGKGSNAKLPETPAPNSYAPEKADKVLHESSPAYSFRTKEETVIRSESPAPNVYAPEKSMQMLNGTPKYTISGKGPESKIENTPGPTAYCPDKADKLLHDSSPAFTFRTKDQVRITDDVPAPNAYAPEKSMHMLDTSPKYTIAGKGASPKHDNIPAPNTYNPDKADKLLHDSSPAYSFRPKPVMGRPNDTPGPNVYDPHLLDGTPKYSLYGKGPDGKYPETPGPNAYNPHLPDGTPKYTMAGKGHPEKQFDGPAPNSYDPHLLPNTPMFSLTGKGSDGKPSDTPGPNCYNPHLPSNSPMYTISGKGPDGKVSDTPGPNNYNPHLPSNSPMYTISGKGPDGKVSDTPAPNNYDPHLPSNSPKYTISGKGPDGKISNTPGPNAYDPNLPHNSPMFTMSGKGHDTKTSDVPAPNAYDPKILNGTPQYTMAPKGKPGKIDNNPAPNFYHPDKGNNLVFESSPSYTFRDKQPLHLPDNNPAPNAYDPSKYHYMLDGVPRYSFGIKGPAQKHDNVPAPNAYNPDKADKILHETSPSYTFRPKVENGKIVDTPGPAAYNPEKADKVLLDNAPRYSFRIKTNPHKTDNVPAPNAYNPDKATNLLKPSAPQYTFRIKTDALKIPDTPAPNMYTIPTPVETPLYTISGRHKEPIDERLKVPAPGAYSPEKATKFVLTYSPQYTFGVKIQTSKFAETPAPNTYRIPSVLDAPVYTISGRHKVPVDDRVRVPAPGTYSPEKVQLSRTPQITFGIKHSPLLGQLKPIQSIRDTSDTQNQQQTSRTVEVKTTTFQNNVVSENNDVQKTRNFIQNESDVNSSQNINESHEVNTYIQRTRTPVTHIRTESDIRSSTVTPEPVVETLTQEIVWVPEKPIRRNSYTIDKSDGSGFLEHYQHSDVVPVENGVRRTAASGERGATCSQETSEAVIKRDGFEQTMQKNLRNESAHEKTQTSSEEVRQGTEVKQLANGGIAKTTTTTTVRKVGAAAKTAKATTTVTRTATAVTSRDVGAK, from the exons CACCAAACATCTACTCAATGCCGCCCGTCCTCGGCGAGGCGAAAGAAGGCAGCAAGCAAGCAGCGCCAGCGTTCAGTATCTGTGGCCGCCCGAAGAACATCGAATCCAAGACACCCATGCCGGGCCCGGGTACCTACACCACCGACAAGGCAGTGAACGTGCTCACCAAGCGACCGCCCGCTTACACCATGGCTCCTCGACGAGAGCTCAGGCACCCGTCTGAGGCCATACCCGGCCCTGGTGTTTACTGTCCTGAAAAG GATGCAACACAGCAACAATCAAAAACCTATAAGCATACCTTTTCGAGCAGATCTAAGATTAAAAACGGTGATCAAGTCCCTGCTCCGAATGCGTACTCACCAGAAAAAGCCGACAGACTGTTGCGAGCAAAATCACCTGCCTTCTCCTTTAGGACCAAAACTGAGGTCACTATCTCAAGTGACGCACCGGCGCCCAATGTATATTCTCCTGAAAAAGCTCTCAATTCACTCAAGAGTGGGCCAAAATATACATTAGCAGGAAAAGGTGTTGCAGAAAAGCACGATTCAACTCCAGCCCCCAATACATATAACCCTCAAAAAGCTGACAGAATGATGCACGAAAGTTCTCCTTCTTACACTATGCGTTCTAAAGACGTTGTGGATAAAATTGAACAAACACCGGCACCTAATGTTTATGCCCCGGAAAATTCTATGCATATGCTGAATGGAGGACCAAAATACACCATATCCGGAAAAGGGTCTAATGCAAAACTTCCTGAGACACCCGCTCCTAACTCCTACGCTCCAGAAAAAGCAGATAAAGTGTTACATGAGAGTTCACCTGCTTATTCGTTTAGGACAAAAGAAGAAACGGTTATCCGCAGTGAATCTCCCGCTCCTAATGTTTATGCTCCGGAGAAATCGATGCAGATGTTAAATGGAACTCCTAAATATACCATAAGTGGGAAAGGCCCAGAAAGCAAAATCGAAAATACGCCAGGCCCAACAGCTTACTGTCCCGATAAAGCAGATAAATTGCTTCATGACTCATCTCctgcatttacattcagaacaAAAGATCAGGTGCGAATAACCGACGATGTTCCTGCTCCAAATGCTTATGCTCCTGAAAAATCAATGCATATGTTGGATACATCTCCAAAGTATACTATTGCTGGGAAAGGTGCCTCTCCAAAACATGATAATATACCAGCGCCAAATACGTATAATCCAGATAAAGCAGATAAGCTTCTCCACGACTCTTCGCCTGCTTATTCATTCAGGCCGAAGCCTGTTATGGGCCGACCCAATGACACACCGGGACCCAATGTATACGATCCGCATCTATTGGACGGTACACCTAAGTACAGCTTATATGGCAAGGGTCCTGATGGCAAATATCCGGAGACACCTGGTCCTAATGCGTACAATCCTCACCTGCCAGATGGAACTCCTAAATATACAATGGCAGGTAAAGGGCATCCAGAGAAACAGTTTGATGGTCCTGCTCCTAATTCATATGATCCTCATTTACTGCCTAATACTCCTATGTTCAGTTTAACTGGAAAGGGATCAGACGGGAAGCCATCAGACACGCCTGGTCCGAATTGCTACAACCCACATTTACCAAGTAATTCTCCAATGTATACTATATCCGGTAAGGGTCCGGACGGAAAAGTGTCAGATACGCCAGGCCCAAATAACTACAACCCACATTTACCAAGTAATTCTCCAATGTATACTATATCCGGCAAGGGTCCGGACGGAAAAGTTTCGGATACACCTGCTCCCAATAATTATGATCCACATTTACCGAGTAATTCTCCAAAGTATACAATATCCGGCAAGGGTCCGGATGGAAAAATCTCAAACACACCTGGTCCTAACGCATACGACCCTAACTTGCCACATAACTCTCCAATGTTTACAATGTCCGGCAAAGGTCACGATACAAAGACGTCCGATGTGCCCGCTCCAAACGCGTATGACCCTAAAATCTTAAATGGAACGCCTCAATATACGATGGCTCCGAAAGGTAAACCAGGGAAAATTGACAACAATCCAGCCCCTAATTTTTACCACCCCGATAAAGGTAACAACTTAGTATTTGAAAGCTCACCCTCATACACCTTTAGAGACAAGCAACCCCTTCATTTACCAGACAATAATCCGGCGCCTAATGCCTACGATCCGAGCAAATATCACTACATGTTGGATGGTGTGCCAAGGTATTCATTTGGTATTAAAGGACCTGCACAAAAACATGATAACGTTCCTGCTCCAAATGCCTATAATCCTGACAAGGCTGATAAAATATTGCACGAAACATCACCATCTTACACCTTTAGACCTAAAGTCGAGAATGGAAAAATTGTGGATACCCCTGGTCCTGCAGCATACAATCCTGAGAAAGCTGACAAGGTTTTACTAGACAATGCGCCAAGGTATTCTTTCCGCATTAAGACCAATCCGCATAAGACCGACAATGTTCCCGCTCCTAATGCGTATAACCCAGATAAGGCTACTAATTTGTTGAAACCCAGCGCTCCTCAGTACACCTTTAGGATTAAAACGGACGCCTTGAAAATTCCTGACACGCCAG CTCCGAATATGTACACAATCCCGACCCCGGTGGAAACGCCGCTGTACACCATATCAGGCAGGCACAAGGAGCCAATAGATGAGCGTTTGAAGGTTCCTGCCCCCGGCGCTTATAGCCCGGAGAAAGCGACCAAATTTGTCCTGACCTACTCACCCCAATACACATTTGGAGTTAAGATTCAAACGTCCAAGTTCGCTGAAACCCCCG CACCCAACACTTACCGAATACCGTCTGTACTGGACGCTCCCGTGTACACGATATCGGGCCGTCACAAGGTTCCTGTCGATGACAGAGTCCGTGTGCCCGCGCCTGGCACATATTCACCGGAAAAG GTCCAGTTGAGCAGAACACCACAAATAACCTTCGGAATAAAACATTCCCCATTACTGGGACAGTTAAAACCAATACAGTCAATTCGTGATACAAGCGACACGCAGAATCAACAACAAACTTCTAGAACCGTTGAAGTGAAAACTACAACTTTCCAGAATAATGTGGTCAGCGAAAACAACGACGTACAGAAAACAAGGAATTTTATACAAAACGAATCGGATGTCAATTCATCGCAAAACATAAACGAATCGCACGAAGTTAATACGTACATTCAACGAACACGAACCCCAGTAACTCATATTCGAACAGAAAGTGACATCAGGAGTTCTACAGTTACTCCAGAGCCCGTTGTAGAAACCCTGACGCAGGAAATTGTATGGGTACCGGAAAAACCTATTCGTCGAAACTCTTACACTATTGACAAATCGGATGGATCTGGATTTTTGGAGCATTACCAGCATAGTGACGTGGTGCCGGTAGAAAATGGCGTGCGGAGAACTGCCGCCAGCGGAGAGCGGGGTGCTACCTGCTCGCAGGAGACCAGCGAGGCCGTGATTAAGAGAGATGGCTTCGAACAGACCATGCAAAAGAATCTGAGAAACGAGAGCGCACATGAGAAAACTCAAACGTCTTCCGAAGAGGTACGACAGGGCACCGAGGTGAAGCAGCTCGCAAACGGGGGCATCGCCAAAACCACTACCACCACAACCGTTAGAAAAGTGGGTGCGGCTGCGAAAACGGCGAAAGCAACGACCACTGTCACACGCACTGCGACTGCAGTGACGTCGCGTGACGTCGGCGCTAAGTAA